The genomic interval CTCATCGTGTGGAGCGAGTCCACCCTTCCCTTTCCCTTCGCCGAATACCGGAACCGGTTCAAGCGCTTTCCTGAATCTTACCCCTTTCTGGATTTCTTGAAGGATACCGATGTTCCCCTCCTTGTCGGCGCTCCGGTGGTAGTGGACGAGGAAAACTGGGGGCTCTCGAATTCGGCCGTTCTCATTTCTCCTGAAGGAGTCGTGACTGATTGGCACGCAAAGGTTCAGCTGGTGCCCTTCGCCGAGTACATGCCCTTCACGGAATACGAGTGGGTGAGGAATTTCTTCGACGCCCTCGTCGGTTTCTCGCGAGGCTGGGTTCCCGGAACGAAGATCAAAAGCCTTGTTCTGCATACCGAAAATGCCGGAACCGTGCGCTTCGCCGCGCCCATTTGCTTCGAGGACGCGTTTTCTTCGCTGGTTGCCGGCTTCCATAATACCGGGAGCAACCTCCTCATAAACATGACGAACGACTCATGGTCGAAAACCGACAGCGCCGAATATCAGCACCACGCCGCGGCTCTCTTCCGGGCGATAGAACTTCGAACGACGCTTATCAGATCGACGAACGCCGGCTATTCGACCGTCATAAACGCCGAAGGCAGAATACTCGCCGATATGCCCCTGTTCGCAGAGGCCGCGATCACCGTCGACGCTCCTCTGTATCAGAACCGAACGACCTTCTACGCCCGATTCGGGAACTGGCTCCCCGCCCTCCTGGCTCTCGCCCTGATATTCGTTTTTATTTTCGTTCCGGAAACCCGAAAAAGAACTGTCCTTTTGGAAAAATGAAACAACGCCCCCTATTTATTGACACTTTCCGCCTCTTTCGTTAACCTGTTTTCATAAATGGTTAACAACAACTATTCCGACACTTCTGTATCCCAGCCGATGAAACACGGCTCGTCTGAAAGCGCGGCCGAAGGCCGCGGAAAGAACACCCGGGCGAAGGTCCTGGACATGCTGAGAAGCGCCGCGGGTGGCATCTCAGGCGAAGCAATGGCGGCCCAAATCGGAGTCAGCCGCGTAGCAGTGTGGAAGGCCGTCAAGGGACTGTGCGAGGCGGGATACGAAATAGCGGGAAATCCCGAAGGCTATGCGCTGGTGCGCGATAAGACGGACAGCATCGACGAATGGGAGTTCGGAGCGGACGCCCCGCGCTTTCGCCATCTTGAATCGACCGACTCGACGATGAACCGCGCGTTCGACGAGGCGCTCCGGGGAGCCGCGCACGGATTGGTGGTCACCGCCGACAGACAGCTCACCGGGCGGGGCATGTCCGGGAAAGCCTGGAATTCTGCCGCGGGCGGGCTTTTTTTCACGATTGTTACGCGGCCCGGACTCGCCGTATGGGATTCCCACCGCATGGTCATGGCGGCCCAGTGCGCCGCCGCAGAGGCTGTCCGCTCGGCGACGGGAGTCGAGTGTTCTCTGGATTGGCCGAACGATCTGCTTGTCGGATCAGGCAAAATCGGAGGAATTCTCGGAGAAGGACTGTTTTCAGGAACCACCCTGTCCTTCATGAATCTGGGGGTTGGCATCAATACCGGCGAACGTCCGGACATGCCCGGCACAGGCGCCGTAAACGGCGGCAGAAAAGAAATTCTCGATTTCTTTTTGAAAAATTTCGATCGCATTGATCCCGAGTCTCCCGGCCTCGCCTCGCGCTGGAATTCGAAGTGCCCGCGGATCGGACAGAGCATAATCGGGAAAACAGTCGGCGGCGCCCGGGTAGAAGGAGCTTTTCTCGGCATCGATGAAGCAGGACGCGCGCGGATACGGGAAGATAAAGACACAGGCGGTTATGGAGAACGGCTTTTTTCGCCGGGTTCCTTATCAATAGAAACAAAAGGATGGAGAAGATGAATCAACTCAAGACCAGCACCCTCAAATCGGTGTTCACCGCGGTATTCGCGGCTCTCATTTGCGCAGGATCGATTATGGCCGTGCCGATAGGGCCTGTCCCGATAGTCCTGCAAAACGCCTTCGCGGTATTGGCGGGCCTCCTGCTCGGACCGGTCCAGGGAGCCGGGGCGGTGGGACTCTTCCTCATCGCGGGGATGATCGGGCTTCCGGTATTCTCAGGCGGTAAAAGCGGATTCGCCGTGATCGCAGGGCCTACGGGCGGATACCTCGCAGGATACTTCATCGCCGCTCTTATCGGCGGCTACGCGGTGCAGCGCGCGTCCAAGGACAATCCGAAGCAAGCGCTTCCGATAATAATCAGCGCGTCGATAGCGGCCTTCGCCTGCATTTACATACCGGGAGTCCTCGTGCTGAAGAGGAGCCTCTCCTTGAGCCTCGCGGACGCGATCGCGAAGGGATTCATACCCTTTCTCATCGGCGACGCCGTGAAGATCGTCGCAATCGTTCCGATAACCCTGAAGCTCCGGCCGATAGTGGCGAGATATTTGTCCCAGGATGATTAAGCTGGATAACCTCAGGCGACGCTTTCCGGGGCAGGATAAGGACGCGCTGAAGGGCGCGACCTTCTCGGTACGGGACGGCGAGTTCGTCGTCATCGGCGGGGCGAACGGCTCCGGAAAAAGCGTGCTCATGCACCTGATAGCCTCCCTCGACAAGCCGACTTCAGGCATAGTCTCCTGCACGGACGCCGAAGGAAGGCCTGCTCGCGTGGGCCTCGTGTTCCAGGACGCGGACGCGCAGATTCTCGGCGACACCCCGCTTGAGGACGTTTCCGTGGGACCGAAGAACCTCGGCTTCTCCCGAACGGAAGCCGCCGCTATCGCGCGCGGGGCTCTCGCGCGTGCCGGTCTCGAAGGAAAGGAAGGCTTTCCCGCGAGAAGCCTTTCAGGAGGAGAAAAGAGGAGGCTCGCCGTCGCGGGGATTCTCGCGCTAGACGCCCCGATAATCATCCTTGACGAGCCGTACGCGAATCTCGACTGGCCCGGAGTCGCCCAGGTAAACGGAATAATCAGGCAACTGAAAAACGAAGGACGGACAGTCATCGTGCTTACCCACGAGCTTGAAAAGGTGCTGGCTCTCGCCGACCGGCTGATGGTTCTCTATCAGGGAGAAATCGTGTGGGACGGGGAACCCCGGGAGGGACTGCGGAGCGCTCCGCTTGAAAAGTGGGGAATACGAAATCCGCTTGCCTCGTATTCGGGCGTCCAGGATCTTCTGTGGGAGTCCGGCGTATGAAATCCGGCCATCTTTTTTCCTATAATACAGCCGAAACTCCCATCCACCGCCTGCCCGCGCTTTTAAAGCTCGCCTGCGTTACCGCTTTAACGGCGGGGGTGTTCTTTTTTCCCGCGGCAGCTCTCGCGGGAGCGACCGTTTTTCTGGCCGTTTCGGCCGTTATCGCGATGATCGGCCTTGATCGCGCCGCTGCCCTGGCAAAAACGTTCGCCGGATACAGCCTCTTTATCGTTCTGGTCCGCTTCCTTAAAATCCCGGAGAGCACTGAAACCCTCGTCCCGGAATTGCGGGATACCCTGCTCTATCTGTGGCGCCTCTTCCTCGCCCTCGGCTTTGGAACGATTCTCTACGCCACCACTTCCGCGCTCGAATTGCGCAACGCCCTGGAAGACCTGCAGAATTCGATATACTCGCGTCTGAAATGTTCCGCCTTTTTGCCGGACATCGCGTTTTCGCTCTCGCTCACGATCGCCTTCATCCCGAGAATTTTCGATCTTTGGCAGGAAATCAATCTCGCCTGGAACGCCCGGGGAGGCGGCCGTTCGCGAAGCCCGGCAGCCGTATACAGGCGTATTGCTTCCCTTGTGCCCCTGCTGCTCATTCGCCTCCTCGACGCGGCAGCCCGCACCGAGCGCGCCATCCGCAACCGCAAGCCTCTGTAGCGAGAAACCGTTTCTTCAGGAAGAGTCAAGCTCTCTTCACCACAAAAAATTCCCTATAAATCTCATTGTCAAACACCAGCAATGGTGTTATAGTGAGTCTTGTTGTTCAGATACACCATATCTGGCACACTACAGATAGAGGTAATAAAGATGAGATGTCCCCACTGCGGGAGTTTTGACGACAAGGTCATAGAATCGAGAACCCTTGCAAACGGAGACAGCATACGGCGCAGACGGGAATGCATCGGCTGCGGCTACCGTTTCACCAGCTATGAACGGATAGAAGAAAAACAGTTCATGGTGGTAAAACGGGACGGAAGACGCCAGCCCTTCGACCGGAAAAAACTGGAGCATGGAATCCAGCGGGCCCTGGAAAAAAGACCCGTCTCCGGCATGACGATAGAAAACATCGTTAACGAGATAGAGGACCAGGCGGTGATGGCGGGCAAGGCCATCCACGAAATCCCGACCTCCGATCTTGGAGAAATGGTGCTCGCGAAGCTCTCGGCGGTCGATAAGGTGGCCTATATCAGGTTCGCCTCGGTATACCGGCATTTTGAAAATATGGATGAATTCATAGCGGAAGTTAATAAAGTGGGAGGCGAACATGGCAGCATCTGAATCTACGGAACAAACTCAGGGAGTTTTCCCCGAATGGAAGCATTTTCTCGGCACCTCGAAGGACCCGGAGACGCAATCGTTCATCCGCAACGTTGTAAAACGATCCGGAGAAATCACCTCCTACGATAGATCAAAGATAGAAAACGCCGTCGGGAAGGCCCTGGCCGCCGTAAAAGGCGCGGCTGATCCCGACCGCGCGAAGGAACTCACCGACAGAGTCGAGGAGCGCCTTCGCGTCATGATGGCCGGCAGGCACTCCCACTCCATCCCCGCGATCGAGGAAATTCAGGATATTGTAGAAAGCGTATTGATCGAAGAGAAGGAAGTCCAGGTTGCGAAAGCCTACATCCTCTATCGAGCGCGACACGACGCAATCCGCGACGCGGAAAAACTCCTCCTCGACATCGACGAGACGATGGACGGATACCTCAGCCAGGCGGATTGGCGCGTAAAGGAAAACGCGAACGTCAATTATTCGCTCGGAGGCCTCATACTCCACAACTCGGGAACGATAACCGCGAACTATTGGCTCAAGAACATATACCCCGAAGAAGTGGCCGAGGCTCATAAAAGCGCGGCCTTCCACATCCACGATCTATCGATGTTCTCGGGATATTGCGCGGGATGGTCGATCCGCCAGCTCATCGCGGAAGGCCTCGGCGGTGTTCCCGACAAAATCACCTCGAAACCGGCTCGGCATCTTTCGACCCTCATACAGCAGATAGTCAACTTTCTGGGCATCATGCAGAACGAATGGGCGGGAGCCCAGGCATTCAGCTCCTTCGACACCTATCTCGCTCCCTTCGTTAAAAAGGACAGCCTTACGGACAAGGAAGTAAAGCAGTGTCTGCAGAGCTTCATTTACGGAGTCAATACGCCGAGCAGATGGGGAAGCCAGGCGCCGTTCACGAACATCACGCTCGACTGGAACTGCCCGCTTGATCTGGCTTCCAAGCCCGCTGTGGTCGCCGGCGAGGACATGCCCTTCACCTACGGCGAATGCCAGACTGAAATGGACCGAATCAACCGCGTGTTCATCGAGCTTATGCTCGAAGGAGACGCGGCGGGACGCGGTTTCCAGTATCCCATTCCGACCTATAACATCACGGCCGACTTCGACTGGTCGAGCCCGAACGCTCAGCTTCTGTTCGAGATGACGGCCCGATACGGAACCCCGTATTTCCAGAACTTCCTCAATTCGGATTTGAACCCCAGCGATGTGCGCTCCATGTGCTGCA from Teretinema zuelzerae carries:
- a CDS encoding energy-coupling factor transporter transmembrane component T family protein, which produces MKSGHLFSYNTAETPIHRLPALLKLACVTALTAGVFFFPAAALAGATVFLAVSAVIAMIGLDRAAALAKTFAGYSLFIVLVRFLKIPESTETLVPELRDTLLYLWRLFLALGFGTILYATTSALELRNALEDLQNSIYSRLKCSAFLPDIAFSLSLTIAFIPRIFDLWQEINLAWNARGGGRSRSPAAVYRRIASLVPLLLIRLLDAAARTERAIRNRKPL
- a CDS encoding energy-coupling factor ABC transporter ATP-binding protein, which gives rise to MIKLDNLRRRFPGQDKDALKGATFSVRDGEFVVIGGANGSGKSVLMHLIASLDKPTSGIVSCTDAEGRPARVGLVFQDADAQILGDTPLEDVSVGPKNLGFSRTEAAAIARGALARAGLEGKEGFPARSLSGGEKRRLAVAGILALDAPIIILDEPYANLDWPGVAQVNGIIRQLKNEGRTVIVLTHELEKVLALADRLMVLYQGEIVWDGEPREGLRSAPLEKWGIRNPLASYSGVQDLLWESGV
- a CDS encoding ribonucleoside triphosphate reductase; the encoded protein is MAASESTEQTQGVFPEWKHFLGTSKDPETQSFIRNVVKRSGEITSYDRSKIENAVGKALAAVKGAADPDRAKELTDRVEERLRVMMAGRHSHSIPAIEEIQDIVESVLIEEKEVQVAKAYILYRARHDAIRDAEKLLLDIDETMDGYLSQADWRVKENANVNYSLGGLILHNSGTITANYWLKNIYPEEVAEAHKSAAFHIHDLSMFSGYCAGWSIRQLIAEGLGGVPDKITSKPARHLSTLIQQIVNFLGIMQNEWAGAQAFSSFDTYLAPFVKKDSLTDKEVKQCLQSFIYGVNTPSRWGSQAPFTNITLDWNCPLDLASKPAVVAGEDMPFTYGECQTEMDRINRVFIELMLEGDAAGRGFQYPIPTYNITADFDWSSPNAQLLFEMTARYGTPYFQNFLNSDLNPSDVRSMCCRLQLDKRELRKRGGGLFGSDEFTGSIGVVTINMPQIAYLSRTESEYFSRLDFLMEQAKISLQLKRKVIERLLEGGLFPYTRRYLTHLNNHFSTIGICGMNESCLNFLGVDIVNPRGKAFAEKVLMHMRQKLADFQEQTGDLFNLEATPAESTSYRLARHDKKKYPDIIVSGDADPFYTNSSQLPVQYTSDIFEALDHQESLQTKYTGGTVFHIYLGEAVKDWESCRDLVKSVAANYRIPYFSVSPTFSVCPIHGYINGEHFECPTCKAEREEVLAMRLSELELERKTAEKSV
- a CDS encoding biotin transporter BioY, translating into MNQLKTSTLKSVFTAVFAALICAGSIMAVPIGPVPIVLQNAFAVLAGLLLGPVQGAGAVGLFLIAGMIGLPVFSGGKSGFAVIAGPTGGYLAGYFIAALIGGYAVQRASKDNPKQALPIIISASIAAFACIYIPGVLVLKRSLSLSLADAIAKGFIPFLIGDAVKIVAIVPITLKLRPIVARYLSQDD
- a CDS encoding biotin--[acetyl-CoA-carboxylase] ligase; this encodes MVNNNYSDTSVSQPMKHGSSESAAEGRGKNTRAKVLDMLRSAAGGISGEAMAAQIGVSRVAVWKAVKGLCEAGYEIAGNPEGYALVRDKTDSIDEWEFGADAPRFRHLESTDSTMNRAFDEALRGAAHGLVVTADRQLTGRGMSGKAWNSAAGGLFFTIVTRPGLAVWDSHRMVMAAQCAAAEAVRSATGVECSLDWPNDLLVGSGKIGGILGEGLFSGTTLSFMNLGVGINTGERPDMPGTGAVNGGRKEILDFFLKNFDRIDPESPGLASRWNSKCPRIGQSIIGKTVGGARVEGAFLGIDEAGRARIREDKDTGGYGERLFSPGSLSIETKGWRR
- the nrdR gene encoding transcriptional regulator NrdR, translated to MRCPHCGSFDDKVIESRTLANGDSIRRRRECIGCGYRFTSYERIEEKQFMVVKRDGRRQPFDRKKLEHGIQRALEKRPVSGMTIENIVNEIEDQAVMAGKAIHEIPTSDLGEMVLAKLSAVDKVAYIRFASVYRHFENMDEFIAEVNKVGGEHGSI